A DNA window from Mycobacterium sp. IDR2000157661 contains the following coding sequences:
- a CDS encoding MlaE family ABC transporter permease — protein sequence MIEQLAAPARAVGGFVEMAFDTFAKTFRRPFQFREFLDQTWMIARVSLIPTLLVAIPFTVLVAFTLNILLREIGAADLSGAGTAFGTITQLGPVVTVLVVAGAGATAICADLGARTIREEIDAMRVLGIDPIQRLVVPRVLASTFVALLLNGLVCLIGLSGGYVFSVFLQGVNPGAFINGLTVLTGLPELILAEIKALLFGVVAGLVGCYRGLTVKGGPKGVGIAVNETVVYAFICLFVINVVMTALGVRVLTR from the coding sequence TTGATCGAACAGCTCGCGGCACCGGCTCGGGCGGTGGGCGGGTTTGTCGAGATGGCCTTCGACACCTTCGCCAAGACTTTTCGGCGCCCATTTCAGTTCAGGGAGTTTCTCGACCAGACATGGATGATCGCGCGGGTCTCGCTGATCCCGACGCTGCTCGTCGCGATTCCCTTCACCGTGCTCGTCGCGTTCACGCTCAACATCCTGCTCCGTGAGATCGGCGCGGCCGACCTGTCGGGGGCGGGCACCGCGTTCGGCACCATCACCCAGCTGGGACCGGTCGTCACCGTGCTGGTGGTCGCCGGTGCCGGCGCGACGGCGATCTGCGCCGACCTGGGCGCCCGCACCATCCGCGAAGAGATCGACGCGATGCGGGTGCTGGGTATCGACCCGATCCAGCGGCTGGTGGTGCCCCGGGTACTGGCGTCGACATTCGTCGCGCTGCTGCTCAACGGCCTGGTCTGCCTGATCGGCCTCTCGGGCGGCTATGTGTTCTCCGTCTTCCTGCAGGGCGTCAACCCCGGTGCGTTCATCAACGGTTTGACGGTGTTGACCGGCCTCCCTGAGCTCATTTTGGCGGAAATCAAGGCGCTGCTGTTCGGTGTGGTCGCCGGACTGGTGGGCTGCTACCGCGGACTCACGGTGAAGGGCGGCCCCAAGGGTGTCGGCATCGCGGTGAACGAGACCGTGGTCTACGCCTTCATCTGCCTGTTCGTGATCAACGTGGTGATGACCGCCCTCGGTGTGCGAGTGCTGACCCGATGA
- a CDS encoding MlaE family ABC transporter permease, which produces MSYDVSVRFRRFFSGVPKAVDIIGEQALFYGETMRHLPNAVTRYRTETIRNIAEMTMGTGALVMIGGTVGVAAFLTLASGGVIAVQGYSSLGNIGIEALTGFLSAFLNVRIVAPVIAGIALAATIGAGTTAQLGAMRVAEEIDAVEAMAVHSVSYLVSTRLMAGMVAIVPLYSLSVLAAFFAARFTTVFINNQSAGLYDHYFNTFLVPTDLLWSFLQAIVMAIAVMLVHTYYGYHASGGPVGVGVAVGQAVRTSLIVVVTITLFISLAVYGASGNFNLSG; this is translated from the coding sequence GTGAGCTACGACGTCAGCGTGCGCTTCCGCCGCTTCTTCAGCGGCGTGCCAAAGGCCGTGGACATCATCGGCGAACAGGCGCTGTTCTACGGCGAGACGATGCGACACCTGCCCAACGCGGTGACCAGGTACCGCACCGAGACCATCCGCAACATCGCCGAGATGACCATGGGTACCGGCGCGCTGGTGATGATCGGCGGAACGGTCGGTGTCGCGGCGTTCCTGACCCTGGCCTCGGGCGGCGTCATCGCCGTGCAGGGCTACTCGTCGCTGGGCAACATCGGCATCGAAGCGCTCACCGGCTTCCTGTCGGCCTTCCTGAACGTCCGCATCGTTGCGCCGGTGATCGCGGGCATCGCTCTGGCCGCGACGATCGGGGCCGGCACCACCGCTCAACTCGGTGCGATGCGCGTCGCCGAGGAGATCGACGCCGTCGAGGCCATGGCCGTGCACTCGGTCTCCTACCTGGTGTCCACCCGGTTGATGGCCGGAATGGTCGCGATCGTCCCGCTGTACTCGCTGTCGGTGCTCGCGGCCTTCTTCGCCGCGCGCTTCACGACGGTGTTCATCAACAACCAGTCCGCCGGACTGTACGACCACTACTTCAACACCTTCCTGGTGCCCACCGACCTGTTGTGGTCGTTCCTGCAGGCGATCGTGATGGCGATCGCGGTGATGCTGGTCCACACCTATTACGGCTACCACGCCTCCGGTGGCCCGGTCGGCGTCGGCGTCGCCGTCGGTCAGGCCGTGCGCACCTCGCTCATCGTCGTCGTGACGATCACCCTGTTCATCTCACTCGCCGTCTACGGCGCGTCCGGCAACTTCAACCTCTCGGGATAA